In Besnoitia besnoiti strain Bb-Ger1 chromosome I, whole genome shotgun sequence, the genomic window CTCCCTAGCAGCACCGTGCATCTtcgctgcgtcttccgcaGCCTTTCTCTTGTTGAAGTAGCAAAGTTTCACGAAAAGGGTTACGGTGCTCCCTTCTTTGATACCAAGGCTTCGAAGGTCTTCCAAATCGTCCATCAACATCTTCCGTCGAAAAGCTATCTTGATATTTTCGAGGGGGTACCTGCAAAACAATGTGACACGATAAAACTCGGCAAGCTTATAAGGGCTAACACTAGGAAAGGCACACTATTTCCCACAGTGCACTGAACCCAGCTAGGGGTGTGATCCCAAGATTCTGTGAACGATCAGCGGAGCGAACATGTCGCCGGTACGTACGCAAAGGCAGCTACGCTTgcagtcggcggcgcgtgatGCGGACGTGCACACAAATAAAAACTGCTCTAAATGAACTATAAACCGATACGGAAACTAAAATACCACCATGAGCTCTATTCTCAATGAACACAGCAGACGTCTAATTTACGAGGCACACAGAAGACGAAACACACACAACACAGGTGGTAGAAAAGACTCATGGAGCACCAAAGGTGCGACCCGTGCCACGATTCAGGTTGCAGAGATGCTTCTACATTGCATCTCAAATCCTGTGACCTAGCCTAACACCTTCGCTCCACGCCACAGCTGCCCTGTCCTGTGTCGCGAACTCACTTTTCAGGATCCGCGAGTTCCTCGCATACCCGCCTCCTCAAATAGCCAACCGTCTCATGGTCTGGGACCTCGACAACAAACGTTTGCCGGCAGCAAATGGCCCACAATGGCACCATGACACATCCGCCAGAGCCGAAATCTGCAAAGGATGACAGAAAAAACAACGGACTCAGTAGCAGCGCTCGTCCTTGACTGTGAGCCCGCCCAACCCACGAGTGTGTTGGTCACATGTGCTAAGCTGCGGGAGTTGAAAGGACGGATGAGGAGCATATGCATAACTAGGATACAGCGTCTCCTATGAGATGACAAGTGACCTTCTGCATATACCACAGCGGCATCACAACAATTGAGTTCAGCTGACACCGGGGTAGTCGGGTACACAAGGACGCCGGACGGGCGAACAGACGACAGGCAGCACACGTCATTTCCGGAGAGGCCGTCCACGAAAAGGATGGTTGGCGTTACACACGTGCCAGGCGAAGATATTCTCCAGCCGTAGCGGCTGGCGCTTAAGCCTGATGAACATCCGCAGCCACCCCTCTACGTTCGCTTACGTTGCAAGGTCTTTATCTTTACTTGTATttcaagaagatcatacaGCTCCAGCTGCAGCTTCGCTCTCTTGGATCTGTTATAAGTCGAAACATTCTTGTGGTCTTCCATTAAAATTTTCCCCATGTACAggaggacgcgagaggcgtcGAGCCCCCCCCTCTGCTCCACGATCTTCTGCTTCAGCTCGCCAACTGTCATCGCTATATTGACGTCATCGAGAACCAGATTATCTTTGCCAGAGCCCTGCCGGCCTCCTGTGTAGTCCGTTACTACAACGGTGCATGCCGCCATTTTGTGATGGCCAGCTTCTACCGCAAAGACAATACACGAGTATTGTCTTCGTTCCAAGAGACACGCACAAACGACAAGCCAAAGACCCCTATAACGGAGAATATAACAACCTCGAACTAAAATAACTGAACACACGCTCCTAGCACGCTGGAATGACGCACCTTCCTTCTGTGTCAGTGAGGAACCAGAATTATGAATATGTTGTGGAAAAAAATCCGGCGGAAGACATCTGGCTGCCTACGACCCGCCGTAGCGTCCAACCGTGAAGGCAAGGACGGAAGTAACCAGGAAGGGAAGCATGAAGCAGGCTTGTTTCACTTCAAGAAAAAGCGTATTCGTGCTTTTTCTTTTCCAGCCCAGACAATCGCTCGGATATCTCTTTTTCGTTCCTTTCCGCGGTCTTTCTCGTCGGACAACTTCGGCAGGGGTGTGCCTTCCCAGAGTGGCGAACTGCGACCACTGCCGGCACTACTAGCTACTGCAGCTGACTTGAAACCTTCTCCGGTACACGATCTGGAGCTCCTTCGCTAATTGAGCACGCTGTCATAGAATCCGTGAAAAAAATGAGAAAAAATGTCCTCATCTCGCAGATTTCTACTGCATTTGGCACACGAGAAGGTCTGTTTCGGCGACCGTGTGGAACTCGCTACCGTTGCCAACGCCGCGAGACGTGTGGTGCATGCGCTTCCGGATGGCTCTGAGTTTGACTGGTACGAATACGGTAACAAGCGAACATTCCGAGCTGATCTCCGTGACAAATTCTTCACCCGATAC contains:
- a CDS encoding putative ubiquitin (encoded by transcript BESB_005000) → MAACTVVVTDYTGGRQGSGKDNLVLDDVNIAMTVGELKQKIVEQRGGLDASRVLLYMGKILMEDHKNVSTYNRSKRAKLQLELYDLLEIQVKIKTLQHFGSGGCVMVPLWAICCRQTFVVEVPDHETVGYLRRRVCEELADPEKYPLENIKIAFRRKMLMDDLEDLRSLGIKEGSTVTLFVKLCYFNKRKAAEDAAKMHGAAREQAAQGQEEEAAEGHEEEVAAEGKEERDGEKAAAEGGVPEEEAHGEEAGGEA